The following are encoded together in the Methylorubrum sp. B1-46 genome:
- the alaS gene encoding alanine--tRNA ligase, translated as MSGVNEIRSTFLDYFRDAGHAVVPSSSLVPKNDPTLMFTNAGMVQFKNVFTGVEKRPYVKATSSQKCVRAGGKHNDLDNVGYTARHHTFFEMLGNFSFGDYFKADAIELAWKLITKEFGLTPERLLVTVYADDDEAAGLWRKIAGFSDEKIIRIGTSDNFWQMGDTGPCGPCSEIFIDQGPALAGGPPGSPDEDGDRFLEFWNLVFMQYEQVEPGVRNPLPRPSIDTGMGLERMAAILQGVHSNYDTDLFRALIDAVAHAVSRAPEPATRASYRVIADHLRSTSFLIADGVLPSNEGRGYVLRRIMRRAMRHLELLGARDPVMYRLVPTLVREMGQAFPELVRNEALISETLRLEEGRFRKTLERGLAILDAETRDLSAGQNLSGETAFTLYDTYGFPLDLTQDALKARGIGVDTGAFDAAMQRQKQAARAAWQGSGEAATETVWFGIKERTGATEFLGYETETAEAVVSALLREGGEVETIKAGESGIVVVNQTPFYGESGGQVGDTGTISGPGLMARVTGTEKKLGDLFVHHVTVEEGTLSVGAAVEMKVDHARRAAIRANHSATHLLHEALRQVLGDHVAQKGSLVAPERLRFDISHPKPIDEAELNRVEEIANAVLLQNAPVVTKLMAVDEAIESGARALFGEKYGDEVRVVSMGRPVDDEGREVEGRLPNFSIELCGGTHVSQLGEIGQITVLGESAVGAGVRRIEAMTGTAARRHRASESRTLSQLASLLKAPVGDVPDRLSALIEERRRLEKELTDARKKIAMGGAAGGGDEAREVNGVKLMARVVEGVEMRDLKGLADEGKSRLGSGIVAIVGVSADGKAGLVVGVTEDLTDRYDAVGLVRAGAGHLGGKGGGGRRDMAQAGGPNGAGADAALAAISEALAAA; from the coding sequence ATGAGCGGCGTCAACGAGATCCGATCGACTTTCCTGGACTACTTCCGGGATGCCGGGCACGCAGTGGTGCCCTCGTCCTCGCTGGTGCCGAAGAACGACCCGACGTTGATGTTCACCAACGCCGGCATGGTGCAGTTCAAGAACGTCTTCACCGGCGTCGAGAAGCGGCCCTACGTCAAGGCGACCTCGTCGCAGAAATGCGTTCGCGCCGGCGGCAAGCACAACGATCTCGACAATGTCGGCTACACCGCCCGGCACCACACCTTCTTCGAGATGCTCGGCAATTTCTCCTTCGGCGATTATTTCAAGGCCGATGCGATCGAGCTGGCCTGGAAGCTGATCACCAAGGAGTTCGGCCTCACGCCCGAGCGGCTGCTGGTGACCGTCTACGCGGATGACGACGAGGCCGCGGGCCTGTGGCGGAAGATTGCCGGCTTCTCGGACGAGAAGATCATCCGGATCGGCACCTCCGACAATTTCTGGCAGATGGGTGATACCGGCCCCTGCGGCCCGTGCTCCGAGATCTTCATCGACCAGGGCCCGGCTTTGGCCGGCGGACCGCCCGGCTCTCCGGACGAGGATGGCGACCGCTTCCTCGAATTCTGGAACCTCGTCTTCATGCAGTACGAGCAGGTCGAGCCGGGGGTGCGCAATCCCCTGCCCCGGCCCTCGATCGATACCGGCATGGGCCTGGAGCGGATGGCCGCGATCCTCCAGGGCGTCCACTCGAACTACGACACCGACCTGTTCCGCGCCCTGATCGATGCGGTGGCCCACGCCGTGTCGCGCGCGCCGGAGCCCGCGACGCGCGCCTCCTACCGCGTCATCGCCGACCATCTGCGCTCGACCTCGTTCCTGATCGCCGACGGCGTGCTGCCGTCGAACGAGGGCCGCGGCTACGTGCTGCGCCGGATCATGCGCCGCGCCATGCGCCACCTCGAACTGCTCGGCGCCCGCGATCCGGTGATGTACCGCCTCGTGCCGACGCTGGTGCGCGAGATGGGACAGGCCTTCCCCGAACTCGTCCGCAACGAGGCCCTGATCTCCGAGACCCTGCGCCTGGAAGAGGGCCGCTTCCGCAAGACCCTGGAGCGCGGCCTTGCCATCCTCGACGCGGAGACCCGCGATTTGAGCGCTGGCCAGAATCTCTCGGGCGAGACCGCCTTCACCCTCTACGACACCTACGGTTTCCCCCTCGACCTGACCCAGGACGCGCTGAAGGCCCGCGGCATCGGCGTCGACACGGGGGCCTTCGACGCGGCGATGCAGCGCCAGAAGCAGGCGGCGCGTGCCGCTTGGCAGGGCTCGGGCGAGGCCGCGACCGAGACCGTCTGGTTCGGCATCAAGGAGCGCACCGGCGCGACGGAATTTCTCGGATACGAGACCGAGACCGCCGAGGCCGTCGTCAGCGCCCTCCTGCGCGAGGGCGGCGAGGTCGAGACGATCAAGGCCGGCGAGTCCGGCATCGTCGTCGTCAACCAGACACCGTTCTACGGCGAGTCCGGCGGACAGGTCGGTGATACCGGCACGATCTCCGGGCCCGGCCTCATGGCGCGCGTGACGGGTACGGAAAAGAAGCTCGGCGACCTGTTCGTGCATCACGTCACGGTCGAGGAAGGCACACTCTCCGTCGGCGCGGCCGTGGAGATGAAGGTCGATCACGCCCGCCGCGCCGCGATCCGCGCCAACCACTCGGCCACCCACCTGCTGCACGAGGCGCTGCGTCAGGTGCTCGGCGACCACGTGGCCCAGAAGGGCTCGCTCGTCGCCCCCGAGCGCCTGCGCTTCGACATCAGCCACCCGAAGCCCATCGACGAGGCGGAGCTGAATCGCGTCGAGGAGATTGCCAACGCGGTGCTGCTCCAGAACGCGCCGGTGGTGACCAAGCTGATGGCGGTGGACGAGGCGATCGAATCGGGCGCCCGCGCGCTGTTCGGTGAGAAGTACGGCGACGAGGTCCGCGTCGTCTCCATGGGACGGCCCGTCGATGACGAGGGCCGCGAGGTCGAGGGCCGGTTGCCGAACTTCTCGATCGAGCTGTGCGGCGGCACCCACGTGTCGCAACTCGGCGAGATCGGCCAGATCACGGTGCTCGGCGAGAGTGCGGTCGGCGCCGGCGTGCGCCGGATCGAGGCGATGACCGGCACGGCCGCGCGCCGTCACCGCGCCAGCGAGAGCCGCACGCTGAGCCAGCTCGCCAGCCTGCTCAAGGCACCGGTGGGCGACGTGCCGGACCGGCTCTCCGCCCTGATCGAGGAGCGCCGCCGGCTAGAGAAGGAGCTGACCGACGCGCGCAAGAAGATCGCCATGGGCGGCGCAGCGGGCGGCGGAGACGAGGCCCGCGAGGTCAACGGCGTGAAGCTGATGGCCCGCGTCGTCGAGGGGGTCGAGATGCGCGACCTCAAGGGTCTGGCCGACGAGGGCAAGAGCCGCCTCGGCTCCGGTATCGTCGCCATCGTCGGCGTCTCGGCCGACGGCAAGGCCGGGCTCGTTGTCGGCGTCACCGAGGATCTCACCGACCGCTACGACGCGGTCGGCCTCGTGCGCGCGGGCGCCGGACATCTCGGCGGCAAGGGCGGTGGCGGGCGCCGGGACATGGCTCAGGCCGGCGGCCCGAACGGTGCCGGTGCGGATGCCGCGCTCGCGGCCATCAGCGAGGCGCTTGCCGCCGCCTGA